One Indicator indicator isolate 239-I01 chromosome Z, UM_Iind_1.1, whole genome shotgun sequence genomic window carries:
- the GDA gene encoding guanine deaminase, with protein sequence MGSPQRPPLAYVFRGTFVHSSSSAPMEVLHGHLLGVDDSGVIVFLEQTEQQEELAKKWGFKTSDIRELSNHEFFIPGMVDTHIHAPQYSFAGTRVDLPLLQWLTTYTFPTEAKYKDSDFAEEVYTRVVRRTLKNGTTTACYFATIYTDTSLLLADIIDKFGQRAFVGKVCMDMNDSVPQYKEITDDSVQETERFVKELLERKYPRVQPVITPRFGPSCTEDLLCALGDLAQAHDLHVQSHISENEEELKLVENMFPAYQNYTELYDKNKLLTSKTVMAHACYLSEEELKLFSLRGAAISHCPNSNFSLRSGVLNVQKVLKHNVKLGLGTDVAGGYSASMLDAIRKTMMASNSLQINKVNETGLTLEEAFRLATLGGSQALGLDDMIGNFEVGKEFDALLINTKASDSPFDLFSADNFEDTLQKFLYLGDDRNISEVYVAGKQVVPFSSSV encoded by the exons atgGGCTCCCCACAGCGCCCGCCGCTCGCCTACGTCTTCAGGGGAACCTTCGTACACTCCAGCTCCTCCGCGCCCATGGAGGTCCTCCACGGACACCTGCTGGGGGTGGACGACAGCGGGGTG atTGTGTTTTTGGAACAAACTGAGCAGCAAGAGGAATTAGCTAAGAAATGGGGGTTCAAAACGTCTGACATAAGAGAACTGAGTAACCA tgaaTTCTTCATCCCAGGAATGGTTGATACACACATTCATGCTCCTCAGTATTCATTTGCTGGTACAAGAGTAGATCTACCTCTTTTGCAATGGCTGACTACCTACACATTCCCAACGGAAGCCAAATACAAAGACAGTGATTTTGCAGAAGAGGTGTATACCAGAGTTGTT AGACGCACTCTAAAGAATGGCACGACTACAGCTTGCTACTTTGCAACAATTTACACAGATACTTCTCTTCTACTTGCTGACATTATAG ATAAATTTGGTCAACGAGCATTTGTTGGAAAAGTCTGCATGGATATGAATGACAGTGTGCCACAATACAAAGAGATTACTGATGACTCTGTTCAAGAGACAGAAAG gtttGTTAAAGAACTACTGGAACGGAAA tatCCAAGGGTACAGCCTGTAATAACTCCCCGCTTTGGCCCTTCCTGCACAGAGGATTTGCTCTGTGCACTTGGCGATTTAGCACAAGCTCATGATCTCCACGTGCAG AGTCACATAAGTGAGAATGAAGAAGAACTCAAACTTGTGGAGAACATGTTTCCTGCATACCAGAATTACACTGAGTTGTATGATAAAAACAAGCTGCTAACCAGCAAG aCAGTGATGGCTCATGCTTGTTATCTTTCTGAAGAGGAGCTGAAACTTTTTAGTCTCCGTGGAGCTGCAATTTCACATTGCCCCAATTCTAATTTTTC GTTACGCAGTGGTGTCTTAAATGTGCAAAAGGTCCTGAAACACAATGTGAAGCTTGGCCTTGGCACAG ATGTTGCTGGTGGATATTCAGCTTCAATGCTTGATGCTATCAGGAAAACGATGATGGCATCTAATAGCCTTCAGATCAATAAAGTGAATGAGACAGGACTAACCCTTGAAGAAGCTTTTCGACTAGCCACTCTAGGAGGAAGCCAAG ctttaGGACTAGATGACATGATTGGAAACTTTGAGGTTGGCAAAGAATTTGATGCACTGCTAATCAACACAAAAGCTTCAGACAGCCCTTTTGACTTGTTCTCTGCTGATAATTTTGAG GACACTCTCCAGAAGTTCCTATATCTAG GTGATGATCGGAATATTTCTGAAGTAtatgtggctggaaagcaagTGGTTCCTTTTTCAAGTTCAGTATAA